The proteins below come from a single Xyrauchen texanus isolate HMW12.3.18 chromosome 1, RBS_HiC_50CHRs, whole genome shotgun sequence genomic window:
- the LOC127650131 gene encoding zinc finger protein 16-like — MNRKRNHSYIETGQSSETQSAFMDNTGSFSRDEEDFSELEPDEQLVCSVTEITEHLGRNITVVLESALSEIRKLVSVRIRVLKMELREKSDEIEVLRAKLESTEKDGGRVPNSSILEFKKSDHQPCQKHGTDPKRAKPEIPVVKKENINAICDYLMKDKNQRSGAEVESDQSDQAFGSEQDMRTEPQPHAPLSMWSDSAHGDTDTDTDIFNMLPPASKRMYDYEWMTGVELNSEFKGDTETKCENVSSVDDEDENYDSEGGRGSLRSVSDPNAAHFPPETQGCPREDRSSPAEDNVDKMETGQQFSAHTFICPFCGTLCPDSSFLEEHVKLMHHDESTQALESPPGASSSQAESDLGDAGRVLVSPEGPAGRGAREKKVEGGYECGDCGRHFNYLGNLRQHQRIHTGEKPFVCSECGERFRHAARLKSHRLSHSGAQSPFPCPQCGKGFPVLSGLKRHQRVHTGESPYACPQCGRRFKELGNLYTHMRIHSGATPYSCYQCGRSFRHLGTYKSHRCLPATQLPSGHSSEWAQEDKGQTR, encoded by the exons ATGAACCGAAAAAGAAACCACAGCTATATAGAAACGGGACAGTCTTCTGAGACCCAGAGCGCGTTTATGGACAACACTGGGTCCTTCAGCCGCGATGAGGAGGATTTCTCCGAGCTCGAACCCGATGAGCAGCTGGTGTGTTCGGTGACCGAGATCACGGAGCATCTGGGCAGGAACATCACGGTGGTGCTGGAGTCCGCGCTGTCCGAGATACGCAAACTGGTCAGCGTCCGGATCCGCGTTCTGAAGATGGAGCTCCGCGAGAAATCCGACGAGATCGAGGTGCTCAGGGCCAAACTGGAGTCAACGGAGAAAGACGGAGGACGAGTCCCTAACTCCAGCATCCTGGAGTTCAAGAAGTCAGACCACCAACCGTGCCAGAAACACGGCACCGACCCTAAGAGAGCAAAACCCGAGATTCCCGTGGTGAAGAAGGAGAACATCAACGCGATCTGCGACTATCTGATGAAGGACAAGAACCAGCGCAGTGGTGCTGAAGTGGAGAGCGACCAGAGCGATCAGGCCTTTGGATCGGAACAGGATATGCGGACGGAACCGCAACCGCACGCGCCTCTGAGCATGTGGTCGGACAGCGCGCACGGAGACACGGACACAGacaccgacatcttcaacatgcTGCCGCCCGCCAGTAAACGCATGTATGACTATGAGTGGATGACTGGAGTTGAGCTCAACTCCGAGTTTAAAG GTGAtacagaaacaaagtgtgagaaTGTTTCCAGTGTGGATGATGAGGATGAAAATTACGACTCTGAAGGAGGAAGAGGAAGTTTAAGATCTGTGTCTGACCCAAACGCTGCCCATTTTCCTCCGGAAACTCAGGGCTGTCCACGAGAAGACAGGAGCAGCCCAGCAGAGGACAATGTAGATAAAATGGAGACAG GTCAGCAGTTCTCTGCACACACATTCATTTGCCCCTTCTGTGGAACTCTCTGCCCCGACTCTTCATTCCTGGAGGAACATGTAAAACTCATGCACCATGACGAGAGCACCCAGGCTCTAGAGTCTCCTCCGGGTGCTTCCTCCTCTCAAGCGGAGAGTGACTTGGGTGATGCAGGGCGAGTTCTGGTAAGCCCAGAAGGACCTGCTGGGAGGGGGGCACGGGAGAAGAAAGTGGAGGGCGGATATGAGTGTGGCGACTGTGGCCGTCATTTCAACTATTTGGGAAACCTACGTCAGCACCAACGTATCCACACCGGCGAGAAGCCCTTCGTCTGCTCAGAGTGCGGGGAACGCTTTCGGCATGCCGCACGTCTCAAGAGCCACCGGCTCAGCCACAGTGGAGCACAGAGCCCCTTCCCCTGCCCGCAGTGCGGAAAAGGCTTCCCGGTGCTGTCCGGACTAAAACGGCACCAGCGTGTACATACCGGAGAGAGCCCGTATGCTTGTCCCCAGTGTGGGCGCAGGTTCAAAGAGCTGGGTaatttatatacacacatgcgCATCCATAGCGGCGCCACACCCTACTCTTGCTACCAGTGTGGGCGGAGCTTCAGACATCTTGGCACATACAAGAGTCATCGCTGTTTGCCTGCTACCCAGTTACCCAGTGGGCATAGTTCAGAATGGGCACAGGAGGACAAAGGGCAGACTAGATGA